A stretch of Coccidioides posadasii str. Silveira chromosome 2, complete sequence DNA encodes these proteins:
- a CDS encoding uncharacterized protein (EggNog:ENOG410PNNX~COG:P): MATPIQLNLQAKNAEYASKFDKGHLALPPAKHYLVLTCMDARIDPAAAFGIDLGDAHVIRNAGANSRDALRSIIISQQLLNTKEILLVKHTGCGMLTFTNDAARAVTENNLGSHVKSEVEALDFQPFPDLEEAVKADVKWLKEQTLVIPGIPITGWVYEVETGKVRQVV, encoded by the exons ATGGCAACACCAATTCAACTGAACCTGCAAGCCAAAAACGCAGAATATGCCTCGAAGTTTGACAAAGGCCATCTTGCCTTACCTCCAGCAAAGCATTACCTTGTCC TGACATGTATGGATGCTCGAATCGACCCAGCAGCAGCTTTTGGCATTGATCTCGGCGACGCCCACGTCATCCGAAACGCAGGCGCTAACTCCCGTGATGCATTGCGTTCAATTATCATCTCCCAGCAATTGCTCAACACAAAAGAAATTCTCCTCGTCAAGCACACCGGTTGTGGAATGCTGACATTCACCAACGACGCCGCACGCGCTGTCACGGAAAATAATCTTGGTTCTCATGTCAAATCGGAAGTTGAGGCGTTAGACTTTCAACCGTTCCCGGATTTGGAGGAGGCAGTCAAGGCCGATGTGAAATGGCTGAAGGAACAGACCCTAGTGATTCCCGGTATTCCTATCACTGGGTGGGTGTATGAAGTAGAGACGGGAAAGGTTCGGCAGGTGGTCTGa
- a CDS encoding uncharacterized protein (EggNog:ENOG410PGDK~COG:P~TransMembrane:10 (i109-128o140-161i181-200o212-235i247-266o286-306i318-341o361-383i395-418o424-449i)~BUSCO:6065at33183) produces MKSSCQLPRHLRRPGDDGYRTPTIEDVEEDSASAVALPPESFDTELTPVPTVMSRYRRSYVSQADGHHLNGDERRPSVPGADHSVTGASLALVDRVPTKLSWKERMRHFTWAYFTLTMATGGLANVLYKVPYRFSGLDTIAIIVFITNMALYVIIWALLLLRFYLFPYTFKASFLHPTESLFVPATIVSFGTILINIAQYGPSHTGKWLENAVVILFWFYAALAVAASSGIYLVLWSTQTFTIAQMTPIWIFPAYPMLIIGTHAGTLSTKLAQENAWRIIIGGNTIQGVGFLVSMMVYSAFIYRLMTQKLPKENLRPGMFVSVGPSAFTVVGLVSMGSSAHRAVPEGFLGDAALSGKIICLTAYFASLWLWGLAIFFFFIAVFAHTSTVGSSTMIFSMTWFSFVFPNTALVAATFAIGEAFSSRAINIIGCVMTVMLFCTYFFVVFMMIRAIKLRHILWPQKGEDRDEGGFRTVGPHGPSS; encoded by the exons ATGAAGAGTTCATGTCAATTACCAAGGCATCTTCGCAGGCCTGGTGATGATGGGTACAGGACACCAACCATTGAAGATGTGGAGGAGGATTCCGCCTCGGCTGTGGCATTGCCGCCAGAGTCGTTCGATACTGAGTTAACGCCAGTGCCAACCGTCATGTCACGATATCGTCGAAGCTATGTCTCTCAGGCTGATGGACATCATCTTAACGGGGATGAACGAAGGCCTTCCGTGCCGGGCGCAGACCATTCTGTCACAGGCGCTTCCTTAGCCCTCGTTGACAGGGTTCCAACTAAGCTCTCTTGGAAAGAGAGAATGAGGCACTTTACTTGGGCATATTTCACCCTGACCATGGCAACAGGTGGTCTGGCAAACGTGCTCTACAAAG TTCCTTATCGATTTTCTGGTTTGGATACCATCGCCATCATAGTATTCATCACGAATATGGCACTATATGTGATTATATGGGCATTACTACTGCTGCGGTTTTATCTGTTTCCATATACATTCAAAGCGTCATTTCTCCATCCGACAGAGTCCCTGTTTGTTCCTGCGACTATTGTGTCCTTTGGTACCATCCTCATCAACATCGCGCAATATGGACCGTCCCACACGGGAAAGTGGCTCGAGAACGCCGTAGTTATTCTGTTTTGGTTTTATGCAGCCCTGGCTGTGGCAGCATCTTCTGGGATATACCTTGTTCT ATGGTCAACGCAGACATTCACCATTGCTCAAATGACCCCTATTTGGATATTTCCTGCCTATCCCATGCTGATCATCGGTACACATGCCGGTACGTTAAGCACAAAGTTGGCCCAGGAGAATGCATGGCGCATCATCATTGGAGGCAACACCATCCAAGGCGTTGGCTTTTTAGTGTCCATGATGGTGTATTCCGCTTTTATCTATCGTCTGATGACGCAAAAGCTGCCCAAAGAAAATTTGAGGCCCGGTATGTTTGTTTCTGTCGGCCCGAGTGCGTTCACCGTCGTAGGTCTTGTTAGCATGGGAAGCAGTGCTCATCGGGCCGTTCCGGAAGGATTTCTGGGAGACGCGGCGCTTAGTGGAAAAATTATTTGCCTCACAGCTTATTTCGCATCCCTCTGGCTTTGGGG GCTCgcgattttctttttcttcattGCGGTATTCGCTCATACTTCAACCGTCGGAAGCTCGACGATGATATTCTCTATGACTTGGTTTTCCTTTGTGTTCCCGAACACTGCCTTGGTGGCTGCTACATTTGCAATCGGAGAAGCATTCTCAAGCCGCGCTATAAATATTATTGGTTGCGTGATGACCGTCATGCTGTTTTGCACGTATTTCTTTGTCGTTTTTATGATGATTCGAGCGATTAAATTGCGGCACATCTTATGGCCTCAGAAAGGTGAAGACAGAGATGAAGGAGGATTTAGGACCGTCGGCCCTCATGGCCCCTCCAGCTAA